A genomic region of Mesorhizobium sp. NZP2077 contains the following coding sequences:
- a CDS encoding LacI family DNA-binding transcriptional regulator yields the protein MAKRPTISDLARISGVSVATVDRVLNSRLPVRQDTARRVYEAATEIGYHAAGLIKQRMRHELPEYRLGFLLLRGNYVFYSEFARELELAMTRSPRFRGVAIIDFADSLAPDEIVERARKLATKCRAVALVGPDHPTLTVAVEEMKGKGLPVFSLLSDFAAGIREGYVGLDNRKVGRTAAWMISKAAKRPGKVALFVGSHRFHGHELREIGFRSFFREQAPDFTLLETLVNLEANQITQDTLLELLDRHPDLVGCYVAGGGMEGAVAALRQAKPAEMPAVICNEITAVSRSALADNILTMVISTPLAALCRELVDLMAHAIETGAANAPGQTFLPFDIYLPENI from the coding sequence ATGGCGAAACGGCCGACCATATCAGATCTGGCGCGCATCTCCGGCGTCAGTGTTGCCACGGTGGACCGCGTGCTCAACAGCCGCCTGCCGGTGCGCCAGGACACGGCGCGCCGCGTCTACGAGGCAGCGACCGAGATCGGCTACCACGCCGCAGGGCTGATCAAGCAGCGGATGCGCCATGAATTGCCCGAGTATCGGCTCGGCTTCCTGCTGCTGCGGGGCAATTATGTCTTCTACAGCGAGTTCGCCCGTGAGCTTGAACTGGCCATGACGCGATCGCCCCGCTTTCGCGGCGTCGCCATCATCGATTTTGCCGACTCGCTGGCGCCCGACGAGATCGTCGAGCGCGCGCGCAAACTGGCGACCAAGTGCCGGGCCGTGGCGCTGGTCGGGCCGGATCACCCGACACTGACGGTCGCGGTCGAGGAGATGAAAGGAAAAGGGCTGCCGGTGTTTTCCCTGCTGTCCGACTTTGCCGCCGGCATTCGCGAAGGCTATGTCGGCCTCGACAACCGCAAGGTCGGCCGTACCGCGGCCTGGATGATCTCGAAGGCGGCGAAACGGCCTGGCAAGGTCGCGCTGTTCGTCGGCAGTCACCGTTTCCACGGGCACGAGCTGCGCGAGATCGGCTTTCGCTCCTTCTTTCGCGAACAGGCACCGGACTTCACCTTGCTGGAAACGCTGGTCAATCTCGAGGCCAACCAGATCACGCAAGACACGTTGCTCGAGCTTCTTGATCGCCATCCGGATCTGGTCGGCTGTTACGTCGCCGGCGGCGGCATGGAAGGCGCGGTCGCGGCTCTGCGGCAAGCCAAGCCGGCCGAGATGCCGGCGGTTATCTGCAACGAGATCACGGCGGTGTCGCGCTCGGCGCTGGCCGATAACATCCTGACGATGGTGATTTCCACGCCGCTGGCGGCCCTTTGCCGCGAACTGGTCGACCTGATGGCGCATGCCATCGAGACAGGTGCCGCGAACGCGCCTGGCCAGACCTTTCTGCCGTTCGACATCTATCTGCCCGAGAATATCTAA